From Arachis hypogaea cultivar Tifrunner chromosome 3, arahy.Tifrunner.gnm2.J5K5, whole genome shotgun sequence:
CTTCAACTTGCCAAAGTTAAGCTTTTTCGAGGTACTGTTGTTGAATATTGTATTATCATgatttttttaaactcttttcttACATTGTTGGTATAAGATTTTTTTGGAAAGGTTGCTAacatttttttcctcttttttaggGCAACCTGGGTTACAAAATGTCATGAAAGcaacaaaaatatatcttaatcctgACTTGGCAGCTGTTGTTGATTTCAGGAAGAGGTTTGTGTAGTACTATTTTTcatatatttagttttatttattttttatgtatgttTGAATATGCTGAAAAAAGCATTAAGATTGTTCCTTCATTGTCATTTTGTTAGCGTGGTAGAACAAGGGATAAATGGGACCCAGCCACTGTTTATTGCTAATGAAGGAAAAACTATCTCATTGGAGGATGACTTCATGAGGTTGACTAAGAAATCTACAATAGATGAGTTGCAAGAAAACAAGGaggttaaaaaatttttttttatctgatTTGTAGTTATTTGTTTTCGTTCTTGATTATTAAATCCTTTGAAACTTtgattcttaaatttttatggttttttatacATTTGGCTTCTATTTTCTATGATTTGTAGGATGGAACCTTTGTCATTTTAGGTACTATCACTGATGTTGTAGAAGAGGGGTGCTGGTGGTATTCTACCTGTGTTTGTGGGAAGACAATACATCCTGAATCTGGTGTTTACTTTTGTGATATGTGCATGCATCATGTGACAAATGTGATCCCAAGGTTCTGTCATGTTACattcttgttttttttatttactttgtgatttttatttatgaGTAATCTGGTCTTTTAATGTGTTGAATAGACCTTTTTCatttactactattttttatgatCGTAGTTCATTCTTTTGTAGGTATAGGCTCAAGGTAGTTGTATCAGATGAAACTGGACAGGGTATATTTGTCCTCTTTGATCGTGAAAcaacctacttggttaaaaaaacATGTGCTGACCTATTTAATGAGGTACATAAAGATTCAAAGGTGTGTCAGATTTGTCTTTCTCTGTTTTAATGAAAGAAAAGCAGAAAGTAGTTTATTGGTTTTGTTCAAAATGGTTTTTTTATTGATGGTAgcatttatttctttctttgtagGTTCTCTGTGGGGATGACTACCCTATCAtttttagaaatttggagggtaAAAAAGTCTTGCTGAAAGTGGATACTAAGTCTCTTGGTGTTGATAGATATTTTGGAACTTTTCGTGTGAAGAGGATTTGTGATGATGCTGCAATTATTTCAATGTTTGAACTTGCTCAGACTGAGATAACACCTTTGAAGGTACTTAATTTATTTATAGGTGCCATGTTTCATTTTTTTGTCGCAGTCCTTTGATATCTATCTTTCCTCTTTTGTGCCTTTTGTCTTATTATTTAAAGGATGCACCTGTTCCTGTGTTTGGTCCTGAGTTGGGTGAAACTTCTAATACAAAATGTTTAGAGAATACTGTCATGTCATCTTTTCTTCAAAAAGAAGCAAATGTTGCTGGACTTGATGATATACACTTAGATATGGAAGGTGTTAAGGAGGTTGATATTCAAGATCATTCTGTTGATAGTGATGAAAATGTAGTGCTGTCGGATGATATTGGCTCACTTATTCGGTCTGATGTTGATGAAACTCAAGTGATACtcgatttattgcttgatttttAATAATTCTTATTCATCATTATAATTAGTTTTCTGTGGAGTTTCAATAGGTTTTCATCTAATTGGGTGATCCTCTTTTTTTGGGTgctttcctttttttgttttattttcttgtgtaGGATTTGCTCTCACACCTTTTAGATGACTCAAGGAAAGTTAATGTGCCTAATGTTGTTCCCAAAGATGCAGTATTTTTAAAGGTGAAGAGGAATCTTGAGGCTGATTTTGATAAGGAACTTGAGGATATTGTTGCTCATTGCTCTAAAATAATCAAGATTGAAGATAGTTAAGATGGGTGTT
This genomic window contains:
- the LOC112791275 gene encoding replication protein A 70 kDa DNA-binding subunit B-like isoform X1, with the translated sequence MSPSFDAISKIVPPREAWRLKVRVIRAWIVPSFGNPDSPNSMELILVDENSNKIQATIRKQLINRFKDNIIEGNCYKMCYFSVVPNHGSYRATKHEFKLTFLFRTIVTTLPDDIIPRVCFTLYPFEEILQMSQDHDYLVDVIGLLTLVGEEKSYDKDGKTIKMVVVELSSQKFVASLLSYFSIWFSFIFCFIYFLCYNLLCFICRMVLRCALFGEYVDQLNHFLSSGYVEQPVVILQLAKVKLFRGQPGLQNVMKATKIYLNPDLAAVVDFRKSVVEQGINGTQPLFIANEGKTISLEDDFMRLTKKSTIDELQENKEDGTFVILGTITDVVEEGCWWYSTCVCGKTIHPESGVYFCDMCMHHVTNVIPRYRLKVVVSDETGQGIFVLFDRETTYLVKKTCADLFNEVHKDSKVLCGDDYPIIFRNLEGKKVLLKVDTKSLGVDRYFGTFRVKRICDDAAIISMFELAQTEITPLKDAPVPVFGPELGETSNTKCLENTVMSSFLQKEANVAGLDDIHLDMEGVKEVDIQDHSVDSDENVVLSDDIGSLIRSDVDETQDLLSHLLDDSRKVNVPNVVPKDAVFLKVKRNLEADFDKELEDIVAHCSKIIKIEDS
- the LOC112791275 gene encoding replication protein A 70 kDa DNA-binding subunit B-like isoform X2, coding for MSPSFDAISKIVPPREAWRLKVRVIRAWIVPSFGNPDSPNSMELILVDENSNKIQATIRKQLINRFKDNIIEGNCYKMCYFSVVPNHGSYRATKHEFKLTFLFRTIVTTLPDDIIPRVCFTLYPFEEILQMSQDHDYLVDVIGLLTLVGEEKSYDKDGKTIKMVVVELSSQKMVLRCALFGEYVDQLNHFLSSGYVEQPVVILQLAKVKLFRGQPGLQNVMKATKIYLNPDLAAVVDFRKSVVEQGINGTQPLFIANEGKTISLEDDFMRLTKKSTIDELQENKEDGTFVILGTITDVVEEGCWWYSTCVCGKTIHPESGVYFCDMCMHHVTNVIPRYRLKVVVSDETGQGIFVLFDRETTYLVKKTCADLFNEVHKDSKVLCGDDYPIIFRNLEGKKVLLKVDTKSLGVDRYFGTFRVKRICDDAAIISMFELAQTEITPLKDAPVPVFGPELGETSNTKCLENTVMSSFLQKEANVAGLDDIHLDMEGVKEVDIQDHSVDSDENVVLSDDIGSLIRSDVDETQDLLSHLLDDSRKVNVPNVVPKDAVFLKVKRNLEADFDKELEDIVAHCSKIIKIEDS